From a single Bemisia tabaci chromosome 10, PGI_BMITA_v3 genomic region:
- the Alg3 gene encoding lethal(2)neighbour of tid protein produces MKPKKKPASQNQWLSKLPNFSRNYKKLFSYRFYLSLLFDTKYLILMALALLIAEVFVNIFIIKWIKYTEIDWIAYMQEVEGVINGTMDYSQLRGDTGPLVYPAGFVYIFTLFYHLTDHGKDINFAQHIFAGLYILTLILVFQLYVKSKKVPPYVLIITCCTSYRIHSIYVLRMFNDPVAMILLYLSLNLFLNNRWSLGSSIYSMAVSIKMNILLFSPVLLLAYWTCLGFIGTLKQLAICAGIQLFLGAPFLLTNPIAYLKGSFDLGRVFLYEWTVNWRFLPEEIFVSKYFHISLLAVHLILLAIFYSSWKVYFTSYARLKYMETRIQPELKKHKKSLDMSTASNLFLTPMFTANFIGVACSRSLHYQFYVWYYHSLPYLLWSTKFPDKYRIMLLGVIELCWNTFPSTMLSSAALHVCHIAILYGLYQNRHVKQNAA; encoded by the coding sequence ATGAAGCCCAAGAAGAAACCAGCAAGCCAAAATCAATGGCTCAGcaaacttccaaatttttcacgtaattacaaaaaattattcagcTACAGATTCTATCTGTCACTCTTGTTTGATACCAAATATCTCATTTTGATGGCACTTGCGCTACTTATCGCCGAGGTGTTCGTCAATATCTTCATCATAAAATGGATCAAGTACACGGAAATAGACTGGATCGCCTACATGCAGGAGGTCGAGGGCGTCATCAACGGTACCATGGACTACTCCCAACTGCGAGGCGACACGGGACCTCTGGTTTATCCTGCTGGATTTGTCTACATCTTCACGCTATTTTATCATTTAACAGACCACGGTAAAGATATCAATTTTGCACAGCATATCTTTGCTGGCTTGTACATTTTGACCCTCATCCTAGTGTTCCAATTGTACGTCAAGAGTAAGAAAGTTCCTCCGTATGTGTTGATCATAACCTGCTGCACATCATACCGCATACACTCGATTTACGTTCTCCGAATGTTCAATGATCCTGTAGCCATGATTTTGCTTTATCTATCCCTCAATCTATTTTTAAATAACCGGTGGAGTTTGGGTAGCTCAATCTATAGTATGGCTGTCAGCATTAAAATGAACATTCTCCTTTTTTCACCCGTCTTGCTTTTAGCATACTGGACTTGTCTTGGTTTTATTGGAACATTAAAGCAATTAGCTATCTGTGCGGGAATACAATTATTCTTAGGAGCCCCTTTCCTTCTAACGAACCCTATCGCATACCTAAAAGGGTCTTTTGATTTGGGGAGAGTATTTTTGTACGAATGGACTGTCAATTGGAGATTCTTGCCTGAAGAGATATTTGTGAGCAAATATTTTCACATTTCTCTACTTGCAGTCCACTTAATATTATTGGCTATCTTTTACTCATCCTGGAAGGTATACTTTACCAGCTACGCGCGTCTTAAATACATGGAAACTCGTATTCAACCTGAATTGAAGAAGCATAAGAAAAGTTTAGATATGAGCACAGCCTCAAATCTCTTTCTCACACCCATGTTTACAGCCAATTTCATAGGCGTAGCCTGCAGCCGTTCATTGCACTACCAATTTTACGTTTGGTACTATCATTCCCTGCCGTATTTATTGTGGtccacaaaatttcctgataaataCCGTATAATGCTTTTGGGTGTGATCGAGCTTTGCTGGAATACTTTTCCATCTACAATGCTCAGCAGCGCTGCCCTACATGTTTGCCACATTGCAATCCTTTATGGACTGTATCAAAATCGGCATGTGAAGCAAAATGCTGCCTAA
- the LOC109033225 gene encoding protein C1orf43 homolog, which yields MASPSPKKPELEGKEVVICIGGGVLTIILLFIFAKRQIMRFALRSRRGPHVPIGHDSTKSFKREIERRIEVIPKILYEPKMIPDDDSCYILPPDSHLKPFYCRLKAVDDIKLLEAAITKHDPSLVRHPAENLRAYLLNTLAAPLNGAGQRIVHQFCDLYEHARYDPAEFADEEYQAYSRLLLKLIDAAKLLKYNGSNRKVSPSRTLMKKTNPEKMRNILEAKFKETKVCDDVNAADKPSLDNPETHV from the exons ATGGCAAGTCCAAGCCCAAAGAAACCGGAATTAGAAGGGAAGGAGGTCGTGATTTGCATAGGTGGCGGTGTTCTTACGATTATTTTACTCTTCATCTTCGCCAAACGGCAGATAATGAGATTTGCTCTGCGCTCCAGGAGAGGTCCTCATGTACCCATCGGGCATGACTCCACCAAG tCTTTCAAGCGAGAAATAGAAAGACGCATTGAAGTAATCCCCAAAATATTGTACGAGCCAAAAATGATTCCTGACGATGATTCCTGTTACATTCTACCTCCGGATTCTCATCTGAAACCTTTTTATTGTAGACTGAAAGCTGTAGATGACATCAAGTTACTTG AGGCAGCAATAACAAAGCATGACCCCAGTCTAGTTCGGCATCCTGCTGAAAATCTTAGAGCTTATTTACTGAATACATTAGCTGCGCCCCTGAACGGTGCTGGGCAAAGAATTGTACATCAGTTCTGTGATCTGTACGAACATGCCCGCTACGACCCAGCAGAATTTGCTGATGAGGAATATCAAGCTTACTCTAGActtcttttgaaattaattgATGC GGCCAAGTTGTTGAAGTACAACGGCAGCAACCGCAAGGTCAGCCCGAGTCGAACTCTAATGAAGAAAACTAACCCTGAGAAGATGAGAAATATTTTAGAAGCAAAGTTCAAGGAGACCAAAGTCTGCGATGATGTCAATGCTGCAGATAAACCTTCCCTAGATAATCCTGAAACTCATGTGTGA